The proteins below are encoded in one region of Holophagaceae bacterium:
- a CDS encoding copper-translocating P-type ATPase encodes MSANDITVYTCPMHPEILLPKPGLCPKCGMTLEPVAPQAEEAETAELLDFQRRFFWTLPLTAVVFIIAMFHFPIPGVPLHARSWVELGLATPVVLWAGWPFFVRFAQSVRHRVPNMWTLIGSGVAAAYLYSLVATLAPAVFPVSFQMDGRVGVYFEAAAVIVTLTLMGQILELRARSQTSAAIRSLLGLAPKTARRLKQDGTEEDVPLDQVSIGDRLRVRPGEKIPADGAILEGRSTVDESMLTGEPIPVMKEVGQAVIGATLNGTGALVIRADRVGSETMLSQIVSLVAQAQRSKAPMQRMADKVSYGFVLAVMGIALVTLLVWGLFGPQPSWVYGILNGVSVLIIACPCALGLATPMSIMVATGRAATSGVLFRDAEAIETLEKVDVLIVDKTGTLTIGKPAFRRAVAAPGFTEDEILRLASSLDQASEHPLGKSIVDEATLRGLALGKIEEFDSVTGMGVRGRVDGKAVVLGTQRLLEESQVDISPLNTDLESLRAEGSSVMILGVDGKIAGLIGVADPIKPSTPEALTLLKAAGIRVIMATGDGVTTAKAVASSLGIAEFHGDVRPQDKAELVAKLQAEGHIVAMAGDGINDAPALAQAQVGIAMGTGTDVAMNSAQVTLVKGDLRGILRARHISEATVANMKQNLLFALVYNALGVPIAAGLLYPFNHLLLSPLIAALAMSLSSVSVVANALRLRH; translated from the coding sequence ATGAGCGCTAACGACATTACGGTGTACACCTGCCCCATGCATCCAGAGATCCTCTTGCCGAAACCGGGCCTGTGCCCGAAGTGCGGCATGACGTTGGAGCCGGTGGCTCCGCAAGCAGAAGAAGCGGAGACCGCGGAGCTCTTGGATTTCCAACGCCGTTTCTTCTGGACCCTTCCCCTCACCGCCGTTGTGTTCATCATCGCGATGTTTCACTTCCCAATTCCAGGTGTCCCGCTGCATGCCCGCTCTTGGGTGGAATTGGGACTCGCCACACCGGTAGTCCTGTGGGCCGGATGGCCATTCTTCGTGCGGTTCGCGCAATCAGTGCGGCACCGTGTGCCCAATATGTGGACGCTCATCGGCTCGGGGGTCGCGGCCGCCTATCTCTACAGCCTGGTGGCCACGCTAGCCCCGGCGGTCTTTCCCGTGTCCTTCCAGATGGATGGCCGGGTTGGGGTCTACTTCGAAGCCGCAGCAGTGATCGTAACCCTCACCTTGATGGGCCAGATCCTCGAATTACGGGCGCGCTCCCAGACTTCTGCGGCTATACGTTCCTTACTGGGCCTCGCGCCCAAGACCGCGCGCCGTCTCAAGCAGGACGGCACCGAAGAGGACGTTCCACTTGATCAAGTGTCCATCGGCGACCGACTCCGGGTGCGGCCTGGGGAGAAGATTCCGGCGGATGGAGCCATTCTCGAAGGCCGCAGCACCGTGGATGAATCCATGCTCACGGGGGAACCCATCCCGGTGATGAAGGAAGTGGGGCAGGCAGTCATCGGCGCAACCTTGAACGGAACCGGTGCGCTGGTGATCCGAGCCGACCGCGTGGGCTCCGAGACAATGCTCTCCCAGATCGTCAGCCTGGTGGCCCAGGCCCAACGCTCCAAGGCTCCCATGCAGCGCATGGCCGACAAAGTCTCATATGGTTTTGTTTTGGCCGTGATGGGCATCGCGTTGGTCACATTGTTGGTGTGGGGGCTGTTCGGTCCCCAGCCCTCATGGGTCTACGGAATCCTGAATGGTGTCTCGGTGCTCATCATCGCGTGTCCCTGTGCGTTGGGTTTGGCCACACCAATGTCGATCATGGTCGCCACGGGGAGGGCCGCTACCAGCGGTGTGCTTTTCCGCGACGCCGAGGCCATTGAGACACTGGAAAAAGTGGATGTCCTAATTGTGGACAAGACCGGTACCTTGACCATTGGCAAACCAGCCTTTCGCCGTGCGGTGGCCGCTCCAGGATTCACGGAAGATGAAATCCTCCGGCTGGCATCCAGCCTCGACCAGGCAAGCGAACATCCGCTGGGCAAGTCCATCGTGGATGAAGCCACGCTCCGTGGGCTCGCTCTTGGGAAGATCGAAGAGTTCGATTCAGTCACCGGGATGGGGGTCCGGGGCCGAGTGGATGGGAAGGCCGTGGTTCTGGGAACCCAGCGGCTCCTGGAGGAATCCCAGGTGGATATTTCCCCTCTCAACACCGACCTTGAAAGCCTTCGGGCGGAAGGCTCAAGCGTCATGATCCTGGGTGTTGATGGCAAGATCGCCGGGCTCATCGGAGTGGCCGATCCCATCAAGCCATCGACGCCAGAAGCACTGACCCTCCTCAAGGCAGCTGGCATCAGAGTGATCATGGCCACCGGCGATGGTGTGACTACTGCCAAGGCGGTTGCCTCCTCATTGGGCATAGCGGAATTCCATGGCGATGTGAGGCCGCAGGATAAAGCGGAACTCGTGGCGAAACTCCAGGCGGAAGGGCATATCGTCGCCATGGCTGGAGACGGCATCAACGATGCCCCCGCGTTGGCCCAGGCCCAGGTGGGCATCGCCATGGGCACGGGCACCGATGTGGCCATGAACAGCGCCCAGGTGACTTTAGTGAAGGGAGATTTGCGGGGCATCCTGCGGGCGCGCCACATTTCCGAGGCCACTGTGGCGAACATGAAACAGAACCTGCTCTTCGCCCTGGTCTACAACGCGTTGGGCGTGCCCATTGCCGCGGGTTTGCTTTATCCCTTCAACCACCTATTGCTCTCGCCGCTTATTGCCGCCCTCGCCATGAGCTTGAGTTCGGTTTCAGTGGTCGCAAACGCTCTTCGTCTGCGCCACTGA
- a CDS encoding adenylate/guanylate cyclase domain-containing protein, translating into MIRPLANAISPPGHPFRGIVLWTALIASLSGLHVVAQGADSPLFAGITARLFLIPVIYAAVTGGLAQGFSAGLAAALSLSAVMLSHTSHLYGGAWNASYIEHLIEAPFFILFGTLTGLFRDHVRREKSQRERTVDLFSRFVSPSVVKEILQRGAVLEGEETEATVLFADVRGFTTMCEGMAPARVFQLLNAFFGEMVAIVFAERGLLDKYIGDAVMVIFGVPIRSSDHAACAVRTALAMIGRLEELNAKKFFGDVRINIGIGIHTGPLMAGHVGCLERMEYTVMGDTVNVASRLQALTKEYDVPILVSEATRAAITDPSEFKFLEMDPVTVRGRSHLLKIHALGASTGGIAAR; encoded by the coding sequence TTGATCCGACCGCTAGCCAATGCCATCTCGCCACCAGGTCATCCCTTCCGGGGGATCGTCCTCTGGACCGCACTGATCGCCTCATTGTCCGGTCTTCACGTGGTCGCTCAAGGAGCCGATTCTCCACTCTTCGCTGGAATCACAGCGCGGTTGTTCCTGATTCCGGTGATATATGCTGCTGTGACTGGCGGCCTTGCCCAGGGATTCAGCGCCGGGCTCGCCGCTGCTCTTTCCCTGTCCGCGGTCATGCTCTCACACACGAGCCATCTGTACGGAGGCGCGTGGAATGCCTCCTACATCGAACACTTGATCGAGGCGCCCTTCTTCATCTTGTTTGGCACACTCACTGGACTATTCCGTGACCACGTCCGGCGCGAGAAAAGCCAGCGAGAGCGCACCGTCGACCTCTTTTCTCGGTTCGTTTCTCCGAGCGTCGTGAAAGAAATCCTGCAACGCGGGGCGGTTCTCGAAGGCGAAGAGACGGAGGCGACGGTTCTGTTCGCCGACGTCCGCGGATTCACGACTATGTGCGAGGGCATGGCGCCTGCGCGCGTGTTCCAATTGCTGAACGCCTTTTTTGGCGAAATGGTGGCAATCGTCTTCGCCGAACGCGGGCTACTCGACAAATACATCGGTGATGCCGTGATGGTTATCTTCGGCGTGCCCATCCGGAGCTCCGACCATGCGGCTTGCGCGGTCCGGACGGCCCTTGCCATGATCGGGCGTTTGGAAGAATTGAATGCTAAAAAATTCTTCGGCGATGTGCGTATCAACATTGGCATCGGAATCCACACGGGTCCGCTCATGGCTGGCCACGTGGGCTGCTTGGAGCGGATGGAATACACCGTGATGGGAGACACGGTCAACGTCGCCTCCCGGCTTCAAGCGCTGACGAAGGAATATGACGTTCCGATACTGGTTTCCGAGGCTACAAGGGCGGCGATCACCGATCCCAGTGAATTCAAATTTCTAGAAATGGATCCGGTGACGGTGCGAGGCCGCTCCCATTTGCTGAAGATCCATGCTCTAGGCGCCTCGACCGGGGGGATCGCAGCAAGGTAG